A genomic region of Papaver somniferum cultivar HN1 chromosome 7, ASM357369v1, whole genome shotgun sequence contains the following coding sequences:
- the LOC113297959 gene encoding F-box/LRR-repeat protein 3-like, whose amino-acid sequence MENLLCDELIQEIFTRVPSTSSSSVSLVSKRWLNLYRTSITSLSICINQNNNPSSISSFLSNYPHLSSITIVSESNPNSKISSCCDHVLMSVASNCSNLHLLRFLAGPISPSSLIYVSNSCKHLTSLQVSSPRPLNFHWLKNFPFLKDLSFTNSSPKYDDYLTLHSLNSHPDYDSDSEEETQVSGKSGLCLETLCLSGIGAEGHGMKWLWKNCKNLRNLRLKNCESIGYGDSFTSFFNCLKNLEQIEVRTSRTIVDVVLFQLSEHCNSLDSLLLYDGGSREGLHRFITSTKSSIKRLDFRLPLDLDNYHISAIGECFNGLVSLRLQSCCLITGEGLKNLGADSMKLEELALINCDVVEREPGLLTTLGQNLKGLRKLDLSFNEMLVDKELVSMLASCKNLVDIQLRGCRGITNSAMVLMCKNCKGLENVDIRQCSRVGVEGVDVILMALPKLISVLVEDIKVSSDAKKWVSKKFIVIDI is encoded by the coding sequence ATGGAGAATTTACTATGTGATGAACTAATTCAAGAAATCTTCACTCGTGTACCTTCAACATCATCCTCATCAGTTTCGTTGGTCTCTAAAAGATGGTTAAACCTGTACAGAACTTCAATTACTTCACTTTCAATTTGTATAAACCAGAATAATAacccttcttcaatttcttcatttctttctAATTACCCTCATCTTTCTTCGATTACAATCGTCTCAGAATCAAACCCAAACTCCAAAATTTCATCTTGTTgtgatcatgttttgatgtctgtAGCTTCAAATTGTTCTAATCTTCATCTACTTAGATTCTTAGCTGGGCCTATATCTCCATCTTCTTTAATATATGTATCAAATTCCTGTAAACATCTTACTTCTCTTCAAGTTTCATCACCCAGACCTTTGAATTTCCACTGGCTTAAGAATTTCCCATTTCTGAAAGACCTATCTTTTACTAATTCAAGCCCTAAATATGATGATTATCTAACACTCCACAGCCTCAATTCCCAtcctgattatgattctgattctGAGGAGGAAACTCAGGTTTCCGGAAAATCTGGGCTGTGCTTAGAAACTCTGTGTTTATCCGGTATTGGAGCTGAGGGTCATGGAATGAAGTGGTTATGGAAGAATTGTAAAAATCTTCGGAATTTACGTTTAAAAAACTGTGAAAGCATCGGGTATGGTGATTCATTTACTTCATTTTTTAACTGTTTAAAGAATCTTGAACAAATTGAGGTAAGAACAAGTAGAACAATTGTTGATGTTGTTCTGTTTCAATTGTCGGAACACTGTAATTCACTGGATTCACTGCTCTTATACGACGGAGGCAGTAGAGAAGGTTTGCACAGGTTTATAACAAGTACTAAATCGAGTATTAAGCGTCTCGATTTTCGGTTACCATTAGACCTTGATAACTATCATATATCTGCAATTGGGGAGTGTTTTAATGGTCTTGTAAGTCTTAGACTACAAAGTTGTTGTCTTATTACAGGTGAAGGTCTTAAGAATCTTGGGGCAGATAGTATGAAACTTGAAGAATTAGCACTTATAAATTGTGATGTTGTTGAGAGAGAACCTGGTCTGTTAACTACATTGGGACAAAATTTGAAGGGATTAAGGAAATTGGATTTGTCTTTTAATGAAATGTTAGTTGATAAGGAATTGGTGTCTATGCTTGCTTCTTGTAAGAATTTGGTTGACATtcagctgagagggtgtcgtggGATAACAAATTCTGCTATGGTTTTAATGTGTAAGAATTGTAAAGGGTTAGAGAATGTGGACATCAGGCAGTGTTCAAGG